ATTGTAACGATTCATGGTTTCTGGGCCCCGACTATACTCAACATCCGTAAATGCAGAAATTGGTACCATTTCGCCACGATTGTTTTTCACATAAATGCGTCCCACATCTTCCGGCGTCATTCTAAACTCGGCTTCTGCAGACATAATCACTTGCCATGCCCGACCAAACTTATTGAAGTCATTGACGTAGTAATTACCTAAATTAGCCGCAAGTGCATTAAACGCAGAGTTGATATTGACCCCCATGGCACGCGCTTGCTCTCGATCCATATGCACCTTTAGCTGTGGAGCATCAGGACGCCACAGCGTTTGAATACCGGTAAGAATAGGGCTCTTCTGCGCTTCGGCCATGATCATCTGCATGCCTTGCTTTAATTTAGCAGGATCGGAGCCGCCTTTATTTTGCAAGAAGACTTCAAACCCGCCTGTCGTGCCCAAGCCGAAAATTGGCGGTGGGTTAAACGCCAGCACAAGCGCTTCGTTGATATGCGCGGTTTTCATAAACAGCTCACCAACCAGTTCTTTCGCTGACACATCACGTTGATCCCAATGTGTTTGCGTCACGAACATAGTGGCCGCGCTATTTTTGAAGCCACCACCGATGAAGTCCATCCCCGTAAACGACACGACGTTTTCGTTTGCTGGATTTGATTTCGCAGCGGCAATCACTTCATCTGCCACTTTAGCGGTGCGCTCTAATGACGACCCATCTGGTAAGAACACTGCAATCATGTAGTAACCTTGGTCTTCGTCTGGTACTAAAGAGCTTGGCGTTTTTTGCCACAGGAATACCGTCGCACCAATCATCGCTACCATCAGTGTTAGGCCTACAAGACCACGGCGAACCATAAAGCTAACCGCACCAACATAGCGTCCAGTTACACGATGGAACCAGTCATTGAACCACAAGAAAAACTTGGCATCTTGTTTGTGCTCGTGCTTAAGCAGCAATACACACAGTGCAGGCGTCATCGTCAGTGCAACCACACCGGATAAACTTACAGAGATGGAGATAGTGATCGCAAATTGGCGGAATAGCTCGCCTGTTAACCCACCTAGGAAAGCGATAGGTACAAACACCGAACACAATACCAATACAATCGCGACAACGGGGCCGCTGACTTCTTGCATCGCTTTAACCGCCGCTTCTCTAGCCTGCAAGCCTTGCTCATGCATAATACGTTCGACGTTCTCAAGTACCACGATGGCGTCATCTACCACGATACCAATCGATAATACCATGCCAAACAGTGTCAGCGTGTTAATTGAATAACCGAGCATATACAGACCTGCAAATGTACCGAGTAAAGAGACGGGTACAGCAAGCGTTGGAATGAGCGTTGCACGCCAGTTTTGCAAGAATAGGTAAACTACTAAGAATACCAAGATCATTGCTTCACCAAGCGTTTTTAACACCTCTCGAATTGATACTTCTACAAAGCGCGTGGTGTCGTAGGAATTAACGTGAGCAAGACCAGTAGGGAACTGAGGTTTGATCTGTTCAATTTCAGCTTCTACAGCTTTGGCTACATCTAGCGCATTCGCGCCCGGTTGCAGGAAGACACCGAGTAATACGGCTTCCTTACCGTTAATGGTACCTTGGAAGTTATAGTCTTTAGAGCCAAGTTCTACGCGAGCAACATCCTTAAGGCGCAGTGTTGAGCCATCTGGGTTTGCACGAACAATAATATTTTCGAACTCTTCAGCCGTCGATAAACGTCCTTTTGCGGTGACACTATAAACTAGCGATTGCGCGTCTTGAGAAGTCGGTGTCGCACCAATACTACCCGCTGCATACTGAGAGTTTTGCTCTCTGATCGCACCTGCTATATCGTCTGCTGTGACTTGTAGTTGACTCATAATATCAGGACGCAACCAAATACGCATGGCGTAGTCTTTAGCACCGAAGATTTGCACGTTAGTCGTGCCAGGAATACGCTTGACGCGATCGAGAATATTCATGGTGACATAGTTAGATGTCCAGAGGCTATCTCGTGTCCCATCTGGCGAATAGAACGCGTGGACTTGCAAGAAGTTAGAAGATGTTTTTTGAACCACCACGCCTTGGCGTCTAGTTTCTTCAGGGAGACGCGCTTCTACTTGCTTCACCCGGTTGTTTACATCTACAGCAGCCTGATCAACATCCGTTCCAATCTCAAAAGTAACCGCGATAGTTGTTACGCCCGAGTTAGTACTGGTTGATGTCATATACATCATGCCTTCAACACCGGTAATCGCGTTCTCGATAGGGGTTGCAACGGTTTGTTCCAATACATCCGCAGATGCACCAGGATATACCGCACGTACCTCAACTTGAGGTGGCGCAATTTCGGGATACTGTGCGACAGGTAAACTGCGCATTGCCGCAAGGCCCGCGAGCACAATCACGATAGAGATAACAAAGGCGAAAATAGGCCTGTTTATAAAATATTTGGAGAACATCAGATTATTCTCCTTGCTCGCTCACAGACACCGGCATTCCTGGGAAGAAGATCCTCGCCATTCCTTCAACAATGACAGGTTGTCCTTCTTTTAAGCCTTCGCGAATAACCCACATATTCTCATTATTAAGCTTGACCCATTCACCAACTTTGACCGGTGCGGGTAGGGCAACGGTTGCACCTTGTTCATTTTCGGTGGCAATGTACACAAATTTACCTGTACCGTTGTCTAGTACCGCTCTTTGCGGAACTACAATGGCGTTATTACGTACTGCACCAGAGAGCTTAACTCGGACAAACTGACCAGGTCTTAGCTCGCCGTTTTCGTTAGGAATACGTGCTTGTAATTCACTAGTACCTGTGAAGCGGTTTACACGAACGTCGCTAAAGTTTACTTTACCGACTTGTCCATATAGTGAACCGTCTTGCAGAATAATCGTGGTATCAAATTCATTATGAGCTGGTAATGACAATGAGCCGTTTTCTACATCTTGGCGCATTGTTAGTTGCTCACGCTCTGAAAAGCCAAATCGAGCACGAATAGTGCTGATGTCGGTAAGCTCAGTTAAAAGCACACTGGGACCTGAAACATAACTGCCTTCAGACATCAACTCACGCCCCACAATGCCTGAAACCGGCGCTTCAACTTTGGCATATTCCAGGTCCAGCTTGGCTTCACTCAATGCTACTTTCGCAGATTCTAAATTCGCAACCGCAATGTCGTAGGCAGATACTGAATTATCAAAGTCGCGTTTTGATACTGAACGCTCGTTTTTCAAGCGCTCAAGCCGCTCACTTTCGCGCTTAGTTTGATCAACGTTTGCTTTTGCTGCTTGAAGTGCTGCTTGTGCTTTATCTACCGCTAATTCAAAAGGCTTAAGCTCGATAGTAAATAGTGAATGACCAGCTTTCACAAACTGACCTTCCTCAAAGTTGCGAGATTCGATAATCCCAGAAACTCGAGAGCGAATTTCTACTTCTTTATCACCCGCGAGCGTTGCCGGAAGTTCGATATCGAATGGCACTGATTGAGTAGTTACTTGTTGCACACTCACTTGTGCAGGTGGCATTGCATGGCCGCCTTGCTGTGGTGCTTCTGAACACGCTGACAAAGTGCCTAGCGTGAGCATTAAAAAAGATAGGTGTTTAACACGACTGCGTATTGATGCTGGATACATGAACACTCCAATTCCTATATTATCATTTTATGCTGCCCCGGCTTTAGCGGGGAACTACCTTGCAATTTGCCTTTAATAACGCACACTCGACTGGATGCAATCAGACAAGCGACTTCATTTCATACCTTAACCACACCAAAGTAAAGGCAATTTGTTCGACAATTAAACAAGTAAACGGTAGTGTATACTTAAAGAAATAAAAGGTAAACGGTTGCGTGTACTTTTCTTAAATTTAGGTATACGATCATGTGTACTTTTTATTAACGACTTTATTGATTAAAATAAAGGGAATGTTGATTTATTACGAAGAGGACTTATCTCTAAATAACATAGAGAAATCGTTCTTGGTATGCAACTGACCATGTGAGTAGCAGCTATCGATGGCTCGCTATTCCCACCATTAATTAAAGACAGAATAAGTAGATGACGCAACTTTCACCAAAACAGCAGTCAATTTTATGTGCAGCGATAGAAGAGTTCGCTCAAAAAGGCTTGCAGGCGACGACGATGGAGTCGATCAGTCAATCTGCGGAGGTATCTAAGCGCACGTTATACAAACATTACTCGACCAAAGACGAGCTCTTTGATGCCGTTGTTGAGCTGTTAATTGAGCGGATTAAGCCGATAACTGCTATACAATTTATCCCAAACTATGACTTTTCAGTGCAACTGCAGCACCTTGCGAAAAGTGCAATGACTTTGTTGAATGACGAGGATTACATGCGTTTGTCGCGCATTGTGATGATTGAATCAATGCGCAGTTTTGAGCAAGCACAGAACCTAAATGAGAAGTTTAGTCACTGTGAGGCCGCGATGATCCAATGGTTCGAAGATGCGGCGAATTCGGGGTGCCTTGGTAGTTTTGATGCGGATTTTTCCGCGGCGTACTTCTGGGGAGCGCTGAAAAAGCTAGGCTATTGGGAGCGCGCGATAAAATGGCAAGCTCCACTTCCAGAAGCAGAGCTTGATATCTTGGTTGAAAAGGCGGTAGCGCTATTTTGTAATGGCGTTACTCAACACCAATAAATCCACCGGTTTGATGCGACCAAAGCTTGGCGTAAATACCACCTAAGGCTAGCAAGGATTGATGGCTTCCTTCTTCAACTATCCGACCTTCATCCATCACGATTAGTCTGTCCATTTGTGCGATCGTAGATAATCTATGGGCAATCGCAATAACGGTTTTACCTTCCATCAGTGCATCTAAGCTCTCTTGGATCGCTTGTTCAACCTCTGAATCCAAAGCAGATGTGGCTTCGTCTAAAATTAAAATTGGCGCATTTTTTAACAAGACACGAGCAATGGCGATACGTTGGCGTTGACCACCTGATAGTTTCACACCGCGTTCACCAACTTGTGCGTCAAAGGCGGTATTACCATGACTATCTTCTAAGTCTTGGATAAAGTCGTAAGCCTGTGCTTCCTTTGTTGCTGCAATTAGCTCGTCCTCAGATGCATCAGGGCGGCCATAAAGGATATTGTCGCGAACGCTGCGATGGAGCAAAGAAGTATCTTGGGTCACCATGGCGATATGACGTCGTAAACTTTCTTGTTGGACCTTAGCGATATTTTGGCCATCAATTTCGATGCTGCCACCATCAGTATCATAGAATCTCAATAGTAAGTTCACTAAGGTCGATTTACCCGCACCAGAGCGGCCAACCACACCAATTTTTTCACCAGGTTTGATAAGTAGATTTAGATTGTCGATGACGTTATGTTGTCTCGCTGCATCTTTACGCTTATAAGCGAAGGTAGTGTTACAAAATTCGATTTTTCCGGCTTTAAAATCTAACTGTGGCGCTGTTTGTTGATCAACAATATCAAGCGGTCTAGAGAGCGTGTTCATGCCGTCTGCAACCGTACCAATATTTTCGAATAGACCGCTAATTTCCCACATTATCCACTGTGCCATACCATTTAGTCGTAAAGCTAAGCCTACCGTAATTGCTATTGCGCCAGCGGTTATGGCATTAAAAGACCATAAATAGATGGAAAGTGCCGCGACGGAAAAGACCAGCAGATAATTTAAGGCTTGAATACTCACGTTTAAGCTTGTAGCTAAGCGCATTTGCTTATATACAGGTTGAATAAATACATCCATGCTGTCTTTGGCATATTCCTCTTCTCGCTTGGTATAAGAGAAAAGCTTTACGGTTGAAATATTGGTATAGCTATCAACGATCCTCCCCGTCATTTCTGAGCGAGCATCAGCCTGTTCGCTAGAAACACGTTTTAATTTAGGAACAAAATAGAATTGGAAACAGATATAGCATCCAAGCCAAATAATCAGTGGGATCATCAAACGTAAATCACTGCTTGCAACAAGTGCGAGCATAGCGGTGAAATACACTAAAATATAAACCAGCACATCGAGTAGCTTCATGACTGACTCGCGCACAGCTAGGGCGGTTTGCATCACTTTAGTTGCAATGCGGCCAGCAAACTCGTCTTGATAAAATGTCATAGATTGTTTTAGCAAGTAACGGTGGGCTTGCCAGCGAATAGCCATTGGGTAGTTGCCCAATAAACTCTGATGTAAAATGGCGCTGTGGAAAAATACCAATAGCGGCAAGGCCACTAACGTGATCACAGACATTCTGATTAACTCAGTTTGTTTGGCTTCAAATAGAGTTTGTGGTGTATAAGTGGAGAGCCAGTCAACTAAATCACCCATAAAGCCAAACAATGTTACTTCTAAAATTGCGAGGACCGCAGCACTTAGCGACATAAATACTAAGGGTAATTCCATTCCTTTAGTATAGAAGCGACAAAAAGCCAACAGACCTTGTGGTGGCTGACCTACTTCTTGCTCGGGAAAGGGTTTGGTAAAGCGTTCAAAAACTCGATACATGGATAATCCCTAAATTTGTTCAGCTGCTAGTCTACCTTGATAGTATGAAATGCGCGAGTCACAGATTGGTGCTCAATTCGCACTAATTATTATAGCGGCTTTTGGTTTAGCAGTTTTTGTGTAATTAGCTCACCTGTGACAGCATTATAACTACTTAAAGTCAGTGGCGTAGAATAGTGTTTCAAATAAACCTGATCATATGGTTTTTCTACCGTTATTTTGTCGATTGGGACGAGTTTTTTACCTTCCTCGACAAAAAATGATAGCTCTAAGTAGCATGGAAAAACCTTTTTACATACACCGAGCGACTGCTTTTGCAGGTCAAATGTTGAAGAAAGCCAACTGGGCCTGTTATTGATTTTTGTGGTTTTGGGCCAGGTTACAGAAAGATCAAACTTTTCCGGATCTGAAGAATAGTGCTGAGATTGACTTGCTACGCGTGCAAGCAGCAGAGGAGTATTGCTACTCACTGATTTAACCTCAGATAAGCGCACCTGATCCACGGTAAGTGGGTTAATTTTTAATATCTGCTTGAGTTCACTCGCCAGCTGGTTTTGTTCATCTAGTTGAGAAAACCCTAAATGGACGAGTAATT
The sequence above is a segment of the Pseudoalteromonas piscicida genome. Coding sequences within it:
- a CDS encoding TetR/AcrR family transcriptional regulator, with protein sequence MTQLSPKQQSILCAAIEEFAQKGLQATTMESISQSAEVSKRTLYKHYSTKDELFDAVVELLIERIKPITAIQFIPNYDFSVQLQHLAKSAMTLLNDEDYMRLSRIVMIESMRSFEQAQNLNEKFSHCEAAMIQWFEDAANSGCLGSFDADFSAAYFWGALKKLGYWERAIKWQAPLPEAELDILVEKAVALFCNGVTQHQ
- a CDS encoding efflux RND transporter permease subunit, whose product is MFSKYFINRPIFAFVISIVIVLAGLAAMRSLPVAQYPEIAPPQVEVRAVYPGASADVLEQTVATPIENAITGVEGMMYMTSTSTNSGVTTIAVTFEIGTDVDQAAVDVNNRVKQVEARLPEETRRQGVVVQKTSSNFLQVHAFYSPDGTRDSLWTSNYVTMNILDRVKRIPGTTNVQIFGAKDYAMRIWLRPDIMSQLQVTADDIAGAIREQNSQYAAGSIGATPTSQDAQSLVYSVTAKGRLSTAEEFENIIVRANPDGSTLRLKDVARVELGSKDYNFQGTINGKEAVLLGVFLQPGANALDVAKAVEAEIEQIKPQFPTGLAHVNSYDTTRFVEVSIREVLKTLGEAMILVFLVVYLFLQNWRATLIPTLAVPVSLLGTFAGLYMLGYSINTLTLFGMVLSIGIVVDDAIVVLENVERIMHEQGLQAREAAVKAMQEVSGPVVAIVLVLCSVFVPIAFLGGLTGELFRQFAITISISVSLSGVVALTMTPALCVLLLKHEHKQDAKFFLWFNDWFHRVTGRYVGAVSFMVRRGLVGLTLMVAMIGATVFLWQKTPSSLVPDEDQGYYMIAVFLPDGSSLERTAKVADEVIAAAKSNPANENVVSFTGMDFIGGGFKNSAATMFVTQTHWDQRDVSAKELVGELFMKTAHINEALVLAFNPPPIFGLGTTGGFEVFLQNKGGSDPAKLKQGMQMIMAEAQKSPILTGIQTLWRPDAPQLKVHMDREQARAMGVNINSAFNALAANLGNYYVNDFNKFGRAWQVIMSAEAEFRMTPEDVGRIYVKNNRGEMVPISAFTDVEYSRGPETMNRYNNLSAVKLMGEAAPGYSSGQAIAEFERIANKVLPPDMTYEWTGSAFQEKQNSGTTGIALGMAVIMVFLILAALYERWSLPFSVMLALPFGTFGALVSIWIAGLTNDVYFQIGLVTLLGLASKNAILIVEYALMKYQEGWSPATAALEAARLRFRPIIMTSLAFILGVVPLVMSSGAGAGARHSVGTGVMGGMLSATFLAVFFLPLFFYWLMARRMSEKRSKQELSDEIARHHKDEHVDTDEGLA
- a CDS encoding efflux RND transporter periplasmic adaptor subunit; this translates as MYPASIRSRVKHLSFLMLTLGTLSACSEAPQQGGHAMPPAQVSVQQVTTQSVPFDIELPATLAGDKEVEIRSRVSGIIESRNFEEGQFVKAGHSLFTIELKPFELAVDKAQAALQAAKANVDQTKRESERLERLKNERSVSKRDFDNSVSAYDIAVANLESAKVALSEAKLDLEYAKVEAPVSGIVGRELMSEGSYVSGPSVLLTELTDISTIRARFGFSEREQLTMRQDVENGSLSLPAHNEFDTTIILQDGSLYGQVGKVNFSDVRVNRFTGTSELQARIPNENGELRPGQFVRVKLSGAVRNNAIVVPQRAVLDNGTGKFVYIATENEQGATVALPAPVKVGEWVKLNNENMWVIREGLKEGQPVIVEGMARIFFPGMPVSVSEQGE
- a CDS encoding ABC transporter ATP-binding protein; the encoded protein is MYRVFERFTKPFPEQEVGQPPQGLLAFCRFYTKGMELPLVFMSLSAAVLAILEVTLFGFMGDLVDWLSTYTPQTLFEAKQTELIRMSVITLVALPLLVFFHSAILHQSLLGNYPMAIRWQAHRYLLKQSMTFYQDEFAGRIATKVMQTALAVRESVMKLLDVLVYILVYFTAMLALVASSDLRLMIPLIIWLGCYICFQFYFVPKLKRVSSEQADARSEMTGRIVDSYTNISTVKLFSYTKREEEYAKDSMDVFIQPVYKQMRLATSLNVSIQALNYLLVFSVAALSIYLWSFNAITAGAIAITVGLALRLNGMAQWIMWEISGLFENIGTVADGMNTLSRPLDIVDQQTAPQLDFKAGKIEFCNTTFAYKRKDAARQHNVIDNLNLLIKPGEKIGVVGRSGAGKSTLVNLLLRFYDTDGGSIEIDGQNIAKVQQESLRRHIAMVTQDTSLLHRSVRDNILYGRPDASEDELIAATKEAQAYDFIQDLEDSHGNTAFDAQVGERGVKLSGGQRQRIAIARVLLKNAPILILDEATSALDSEVEQAIQESLDALMEGKTVIAIAHRLSTIAQMDRLIVMDEGRIVEEGSHQSLLALGGIYAKLWSHQTGGFIGVE